The following are from one region of the Cloacibacterium sp. TD35 genome:
- a CDS encoding phosphoglycerate kinase — MKTINDISFAGKKALIRVDFNVPQDENKKVTDNTRIVAAKPTIDKILNDGGSVIIMTHLGRPKGKVNPEFSLSQIVDEVSKVLGKEVKFASDCIGEVAEKAAAELHPGEILLLENLRFYNEEEAGDEEFAGKLAKLGDVYVNDAFGTAHRAHASTAVIAKFFPSTKFFGLLMAKELEAIDKVLGSGEKPVTAILGGSKVSTKITIIENILTAVDNLIIGGGMSFTFIKALGGNIGTSLLEADKMDLALEILEKAKHNNVKVYLPVDVIAADEFNNDAHREEVDIYHIPENMMGMDAGSKSREIFHDVIMNSRTILWNGPIGVFEMENFSAGTKALGDSIDEATQLGAFSLVGGGDSVAFVKQNGYADKVSYVSTGGGAMLESLEGLELPGVAAINN, encoded by the coding sequence ATGAAAACCATTAATGATATCAGTTTCGCTGGAAAAAAAGCATTAATTAGAGTAGATTTCAACGTACCTCAAGATGAAAATAAAAAAGTAACCGATAATACCAGAATAGTTGCTGCTAAACCTACGATTGATAAAATCTTAAATGATGGAGGTTCTGTAATTATCATGACGCATCTTGGTAGACCAAAAGGTAAAGTAAATCCAGAGTTTTCTCTTTCTCAGATAGTAGATGAAGTTTCTAAAGTATTAGGAAAAGAAGTGAAATTTGCTTCTGATTGTATAGGAGAAGTTGCTGAAAAAGCAGCTGCAGAGCTTCATCCAGGTGAAATTCTATTGCTAGAGAACCTTAGATTTTATAATGAAGAAGAAGCTGGTGATGAAGAATTTGCAGGAAAATTAGCAAAATTAGGAGATGTTTATGTAAATGATGCGTTTGGTACTGCTCACAGAGCACATGCTTCTACTGCTGTTATAGCTAAATTTTTCCCTTCAACTAAATTTTTCGGTTTATTAATGGCTAAAGAATTAGAAGCGATAGATAAAGTATTAGGAAGCGGTGAAAAACCAGTTACTGCTATTTTGGGTGGTTCTAAAGTTTCTACTAAAATCACTATTATCGAAAATATTTTAACAGCTGTTGATAATTTAATTATCGGTGGAGGAATGTCTTTTACTTTTATTAAAGCTTTAGGAGGTAACATCGGAACTTCTTTATTAGAGGCTGATAAAATGGATTTGGCTTTAGAAATTTTAGAAAAAGCTAAACATAATAATGTAAAAGTCTATTTGCCTGTAGACGTAATTGCTGCAGATGAATTTAATAATGATGCGCATAGAGAAGAGGTAGATATTTATCACATTCCAGAAAACATGATGGGAATGGATGCTGGATCTAAATCTAGAGAAATCTTCCACGATGTGATTATGAATTCTAGAACAATTCTTTGGAACGGACCGATTGGAGTTTTCGAAATGGAGAATTTCTCAGCTGGAACTAAAGCATTAGGAGATAGTATAGACGAAGCAACTCAATTAGGAGCTTTCTCTTTAGTTGGAGGAGGAGATTCTGTAGCTTTTGTAAAACAAAATGGTTATGCAGATAAAGTTTCTTATGTTTCAACTGGAGGAGGTGCTATGTTAGAATCTTTAGAAGGTTTAGAACTTCCAGGAGTTGCTGCAATAAATAATTAA
- a CDS encoding class I SAM-dependent methyltransferase encodes MKIKDHFLSKEIFEIKETEIEGIFKTYPIPENLGKYYESKDYISHHQDSNSLKEKIYKFAQSFNLNYKRNILSSVSFENAKVLDYGCGAGEFLKHIENDVQTFGYEPSDAARNFAKQKTTKTKFIENLNELENGSLDVITLWHVFEHIENQTEILSLFYDKLNPNGHLIIAVPNCTSYDANYYKDFWAAYDVPRHLFHFSKKGMEKFFNTENWKLEKIKPLLLDSYYISILSEKYKKNPFFWIFGGIVGAISNIKASKNGEFSSLIYIIKKI; translated from the coding sequence ATGAAAATTAAAGATCATTTTTTAAGCAAAGAAATTTTTGAAATTAAAGAAACCGAAATAGAAGGAATTTTTAAAACCTATCCAATTCCCGAAAATTTAGGTAAATATTATGAGAGTAAAGATTATATTTCTCATCACCAAGATTCTAATTCTTTAAAAGAAAAAATTTACAAATTTGCCCAATCTTTTAATTTAAATTATAAAAGAAATATTCTTTCTTCTGTAAGTTTTGAAAATGCTAAGGTTCTAGATTATGGCTGCGGTGCTGGTGAATTTTTGAAACATATAGAAAATGATGTTCAAACTTTCGGATATGAACCGAGTGACGCTGCCAGAAATTTTGCCAAACAAAAAACTACCAAAACAAAGTTTATAGAAAACTTAAATGAATTAGAAAACGGTAGTTTAGATGTTATTACGCTTTGGCATGTTTTCGAACATATAGAAAATCAGACTGAGATACTTTCATTATTTTATGACAAATTAAATCCAAACGGTCATTTAATTATTGCAGTTCCTAACTGTACTTCTTATGATGCAAACTATTATAAAGATTTTTGGGCAGCTTATGACGTTCCTCGTCACTTATTTCATTTCTCAAAAAAAGGAATGGAAAAATTTTTCAATACCGAAAATTGGAAATTAGAAAAAATAAAACCTCTCCTACTCGATTCTTATTATATTTCAATTTTGAGTGAAAAATATAAGAAAAATCCATTTTTTTGGATTTTTGGAGGAATTGTAGGAGCAATTTCGAACATAAAAGCATCAAAAAACGGAGAATTTTCAAGTTTGATATACATTATCAAAAAAATCTAG
- the ybeY gene encoding rRNA maturation RNase YbeY codes for MIHFFYENIDENIDENLKNWIENIIVSEGKKLGEINYIFCDDEYLLKINQDFLDHDYYTDIITFDQVRGKTISGEIFVSLQRIKDNASLISKNYEEEKKRVIAHGILHLCGYKDKTYEEQKTMRAKEDFYLSLKTE; via the coding sequence ATGATACACTTTTTTTACGAAAATATAGACGAAAATATAGACGAAAATCTTAAAAATTGGATCGAAAATATCATTGTTTCTGAGGGAAAAAAACTCGGAGAAATCAATTATATTTTCTGTGATGATGAATATTTGCTCAAAATCAATCAAGATTTTTTAGACCATGATTATTATACAGACATCATTACTTTCGACCAAGTTCGTGGAAAAACCATTTCAGGAGAGATTTTTGTATCTTTGCAGCGAATTAAGGACAATGCTAGTCTTATTTCAAAAAATTACGAAGAAGAAAAGAAAAGAGTAATTGCACACGGCATTCTCCACCTTTGTGGTTATAAAGATAAAACCTATGAAGAACAAAAAACAATGCGTGCAAAAGAAGATTTTTATTTGTCATTAAAAACAGAATAA
- a CDS encoding patatin-like phospholipase family protein, which yields MKKLIFYILLIFFNLHANAQVKENLKIPKNPKIGLSLSGGGAKGFAHVGVLKVLDSLGVKVDYISGTSMGAIVGGLYASGYTGKDIEKIILDTDFYNLISNQNNRAESSFFNKSVDKYLLKVPIKNGKATLPSSISSGQKNLYLLKELFKNVSNINDFSKLPIPFMCVATNLESGKIKIFENGDLSESILASSAFPSLMDPVKIGDSIYVDGAMTVNYPSEFLKKKGIDIVIGVDLNQGLNKRDKINSIVDILNQIIDFGIVEETKNQIKFTDVNIKPNLEGLGVTSFDDKAKILKSGYTEAMKYVEVFDKLPKKSYEYLRIPVNPIYSNIYKIDGLELENNKIYSKYYVQGKMNLLIPSVQTYGKINKMVDKLYATNNYKIINYDIIQRDNRNILKLNVSEDDTRFFLKLGLHYDEIFKSGLLANITIKRLVFKNSNISIDGVFGDRPRYYVNYFIDNGYIPGFGFYASGMSFDTENANGTAVNKWNWYRNEAFIQSIWKDKFAFGLGLSHDNFSTTEIITNNEKFGNYFNPFMFMRADNQDSKSFPKRGFYTNIEAKIYNIFDDEQNKRAFQIKADLRGNFPITKWLTYRLSTFYGISINPVNDFYQYHLGGVFDQRIVNFVRFNGYNLGEEKGNNIFTVSNNFQFNFYRNFYMIAGINSANIFENFDDSKFLDLKYNSAAITLGYDSPFGQVKLNYSHAFKSKPGIFTVVLGHWF from the coding sequence ATGAAAAAATTAATATTCTATATATTATTGATTTTCTTCAATTTACACGCAAATGCTCAGGTGAAAGAAAATCTAAAAATTCCCAAAAATCCAAAAATTGGATTGTCACTTTCTGGAGGCGGAGCCAAAGGATTTGCGCATGTAGGCGTTCTAAAAGTGCTGGATTCACTCGGTGTAAAAGTAGATTACATCTCTGGAACTAGTATGGGAGCAATTGTAGGCGGTTTATACGCCTCTGGTTACACCGGAAAAGACATTGAAAAAATTATATTAGACACCGATTTTTATAATTTGATTTCTAATCAAAATAACCGTGCAGAAAGTTCTTTTTTCAATAAATCTGTAGATAAATATCTGCTAAAAGTTCCCATAAAAAATGGAAAAGCCACATTACCCTCTTCTATTTCTTCTGGTCAAAAAAATCTATACTTGCTCAAAGAATTATTCAAAAATGTATCTAATATAAACGATTTCAGCAAGTTACCAATACCTTTCATGTGTGTAGCGACCAATTTAGAATCTGGAAAAATCAAAATTTTTGAAAACGGAGATCTCTCAGAATCTATTTTGGCAAGTTCTGCATTTCCCTCATTAATGGATCCTGTGAAAATTGGCGATAGTATCTATGTGGATGGAGCTATGACGGTAAATTATCCTTCAGAATTTCTAAAGAAGAAGGGAATAGACATTGTAATCGGTGTAGATTTGAATCAAGGACTTAATAAAAGGGATAAAATCAATAGCATTGTAGATATTTTGAATCAAATCATTGATTTTGGGATTGTAGAAGAAACCAAAAATCAAATAAAATTTACGGACGTAAATATAAAACCTAATCTAGAAGGTTTAGGAGTAACCAGTTTTGATGATAAAGCCAAAATTCTAAAATCTGGCTACACAGAAGCGATGAAATATGTAGAAGTTTTTGACAAACTTCCTAAGAAAAGTTATGAATATCTTAGAATTCCTGTAAATCCAATCTATTCTAATATCTATAAAATTGATGGATTAGAATTAGAAAATAATAAAATTTACAGTAAATATTATGTACAAGGAAAGATGAATCTCTTGATTCCATCGGTACAAACCTATGGAAAGATTAATAAAATGGTTGATAAACTCTACGCTACCAACAATTATAAAATCATCAATTATGACATCATACAGCGTGATAATCGAAATATTTTAAAACTTAATGTAAGTGAAGATGACACTAGATTTTTCTTAAAATTAGGTTTGCACTATGATGAGATTTTCAAATCTGGATTATTGGCCAATATCACCATTAAAAGACTCGTTTTTAAGAATTCTAACATCTCTATAGATGGTGTTTTCGGGGACAGACCTAGATATTACGTCAATTATTTCATTGATAACGGCTATATTCCAGGATTTGGCTTCTATGCTTCTGGAATGAGCTTTGACACAGAAAATGCAAACGGAACCGCGGTCAACAAATGGAATTGGTACAGAAATGAAGCATTTATACAATCCATTTGGAAAGATAAATTTGCTTTTGGTCTAGGTTTAAGCCATGATAATTTTTCTACTACAGAAATTATCACCAATAATGAAAAATTCGGGAATTATTTCAACCCTTTCATGTTTATGAGAGCGGATAATCAAGACAGTAAATCTTTCCCAAAAAGAGGATTTTATACCAATATAGAAGCCAAAATTTATAATATTTTTGATGACGAACAGAATAAAAGAGCCTTTCAAATCAAAGCAGATTTACGAGGAAATTTCCCTATCACCAAATGGTTAACTTATCGTTTGTCTACTTTTTATGGAATTTCTATCAATCCTGTTAATGATTTTTACCAATATCATTTAGGAGGAGTTTTTGACCAAAGAATTGTTAATTTTGTAAGATTTAACGGGTATAATCTTGGCGAAGAAAAAGGAAATAATATTTTTACGGTTTCTAATAACTTCCAATTTAATTTTTACAGAAATTTTTATATGATTGCAGGAATTAATTCGGCCAATATTTTTGAAAACTTTGATGATTCTAAATTCCTTGATTTAAAATATAATTCAGCTGCAATTACACTAGGATATGACTCACCATTTGGTCAGGTGAAACTTAATTACAGTCACGCATTTAAATCTAAACCAGGAATTTTCACTGTAGTTCTTGGTCACTGGTTCTAA
- a CDS encoding bifunctional UDP-N-acetylmuramoyl-tripeptide:D-alanyl-D-alanine ligase/alanine racemase, with protein MNYTTKEIAEITQSQIIGDKNLQIHHIAFDSRNIYSTLKTAFIAINTHKNSGEKYISQAIEKGIKVIISENFYSEYDGITWIIVENSVKFLQDLAHYHIENQPIKTIGITGSNGKTIVKEWLYQCLWNEFPTVKSPKSFNSQIGLPISLLQTSEKHQVGIFEVGISKPNEMKTLEKIFSPKIGILTHIGTAHSSNFENELQLIKEKLILFKNSEIIIYNGDNEQVCKEIKTQYSDKKLISFGLKTHNDVKIICDYKDRNQEILVQYFSEKLSFPANQRDEATLTNALAVICILKEFGFTNEKIVEKINNLKAVEMRLESVNGVRNNLIINDSFNLDLDSLIIAYQFINQYNRDEKTLVLSDIFDVKNDDVSLYHKVAEITNQQNFKQIFLVGNQISRFQEKFNAKTYTFSTTKELLESQQLNSLENQLILLKGARIFEFEKIKSHLELQKHDTVLEINLNAILHNINVHKSLLKPETKMCAMVKAYSYGLGGYEIAEFLQHHHIDYLGVAYADEGVDLRKNGITTPILVMNPEQGSYDVIIDYNLEPEIYSLRVLELFANQLQLKGIQQKYPIHIKVETGMHRLGFKEHEIDELVENLKKYNVKVASIFSHLSSADVPEEDDYTMEQIHTFQRVSSKISEALGYQPIRHILNTAGITHYADYQFEMVRIGIGMVGISANPKVKKQLQSAVTFKTVISQISEVKEGDSIGYNRKYKAEKDTRIATIPVGYADGIPRLIGNKKGFVGIQNQKVSIVGNICMDMLMVDLQNIKAKEGDEVIIFNGNPTLEEFSGYCQTIPYEVLTSISRRVKRIYIKD; from the coding sequence ATGAATTACACCACAAAAGAAATAGCAGAAATTACTCAATCTCAAATTATTGGGGATAAAAATCTGCAAATTCATCATATTGCTTTTGACAGCAGAAATATTTATTCTACCCTCAAAACTGCTTTTATCGCCATCAATACTCACAAAAATTCTGGTGAGAAATACATTTCGCAAGCGATAGAAAAAGGAATTAAAGTCATTATTTCTGAAAATTTTTATTCAGAATACGACGGAATTACATGGATTATTGTAGAAAATTCTGTAAAATTTCTACAAGATTTAGCACATTATCATATTGAAAATCAACCTATTAAAACCATAGGAATTACGGGAAGTAACGGAAAAACCATCGTAAAAGAATGGTTATACCAATGTTTATGGAATGAATTTCCAACCGTGAAATCCCCGAAAAGTTTCAACTCACAGATTGGTTTACCGATTTCTCTGTTACAAACTTCAGAGAAACATCAAGTAGGAATTTTCGAAGTGGGAATTTCTAAACCAAATGAAATGAAGACTTTAGAAAAAATTTTTTCTCCTAAAATTGGAATTTTAACTCACATTGGAACTGCTCACTCTTCTAATTTCGAAAATGAACTTCAGCTGATTAAAGAAAAACTGATTCTTTTTAAAAATTCAGAAATTATTATCTATAATGGTGATAATGAGCAAGTTTGTAAAGAAATAAAAACACAATATTCTGATAAAAAACTGATTAGCTTTGGTCTAAAAACTCATAATGATGTAAAAATTATCTGTGATTATAAAGATAGAAATCAAGAAATTTTAGTTCAGTATTTCTCGGAAAAATTGAGTTTTCCTGCGAACCAAAGAGACGAAGCTACATTGACCAATGCTTTGGCAGTAATCTGTATTTTAAAAGAATTTGGTTTTACCAACGAAAAAATAGTTGAAAAAATCAACAATCTGAAAGCGGTAGAAATGCGATTAGAAAGTGTAAATGGAGTTCGTAATAATCTGATTATCAATGACTCTTTTAACTTAGATTTAGACTCGCTCATTATTGCATATCAGTTTATTAATCAGTATAATAGAGATGAAAAAACCTTAGTTCTTTCGGATATTTTTGATGTAAAAAATGATGATGTTTCGCTGTATCATAAAGTGGCAGAAATTACCAATCAGCAAAATTTCAAACAGATATTTTTAGTTGGCAATCAAATTTCTAGATTTCAAGAAAAATTTAATGCTAAAACCTATACTTTTTCTACCACAAAAGAATTATTGGAAAGCCAACAACTCAATTCCCTTGAAAATCAATTGATTCTACTTAAAGGAGCTAGAATTTTTGAATTTGAGAAAATAAAATCACATTTAGAACTTCAAAAACACGATACTGTTTTAGAAATAAATCTCAATGCCATTCTGCATAATATTAACGTTCATAAGTCATTGCTAAAACCAGAAACCAAAATGTGTGCAATGGTAAAAGCCTATTCTTACGGACTTGGCGGTTATGAAATTGCAGAGTTTTTACAACATCATCATATTGATTATCTGGGAGTTGCATACGCAGATGAAGGAGTAGACCTTAGAAAAAATGGAATCACTACGCCTATTTTGGTCATGAATCCCGAACAAGGCAGCTATGATGTGATTATAGATTACAATCTCGAGCCAGAAATTTACAGTTTAAGAGTATTAGAACTTTTTGCTAACCAATTACAATTGAAGGGAATTCAGCAGAAGTATCCTATTCATATCAAGGTAGAAACTGGGATGCATCGTCTTGGTTTTAAGGAACATGAAATTGATGAATTGGTTGAAAATCTTAAAAAATACAATGTAAAAGTTGCCAGTATTTTCAGCCATCTTTCTTCTGCAGACGTTCCAGAGGAAGATGATTACACGATGGAGCAAATTCACACGTTCCAAAGAGTTTCTTCTAAAATTTCTGAAGCTTTGGGCTATCAACCTATCAGACACATTTTAAATACTGCTGGAATTACCCATTATGCTGATTATCAATTTGAAATGGTAAGAATTGGAATTGGAATGGTAGGAATTTCTGCCAATCCAAAAGTGAAAAAACAATTACAAAGTGCCGTAACTTTTAAAACCGTAATTTCACAAATTTCTGAGGTAAAAGAAGGAGATTCAATTGGTTACAACAGAAAATACAAGGCAGAAAAAGACACCAGAATTGCTACTATTCCCGTAGGTTATGCAGACGGAATTCCTAGATTAATTGGCAATAAAAAAGGATTTGTAGGCATTCAAAACCAAAAAGTATCCATCGTAGGAAATATTTGTATGGATATGTTAATGGTTGATTTACAGAATATTAAAGCCAAAGAAGGAGATGAAGTGATTATTTTTAACGGTAATCCTACTTTGGAAGAATTCTCTGGATATTGCCAAACCATTCCTTATGAGGTTCTTACTTCTATTTCCAGAAGAGTCAAAAGGATCTACATAAAAGATTAA
- a CDS encoding thymidine kinase codes for MFLENTINHSKQSGWMEVICGSMFSGKTEELIRRLRRAEMAGQKVEIFKPKIDTRYDEEEVVSHNHNKIRSTPVESSNEILLLGSTCDVVGIDEAQFFDEGIIEIANQLANNGIRVVIAGLDMDFLGRPFGPMPFLMATAEYVTKVHAICKTTGNLANYSMRTSSSKDLVQLGETDSYEAVSRRIFIDEVLNKK; via the coding sequence ATGTTTTTAGAAAATACAATAAACCACTCAAAACAAAGTGGATGGATGGAAGTAATTTGTGGCTCAATGTTTTCGGGGAAAACCGAAGAATTGATTCGCAGATTGCGCAGAGCTGAAATGGCTGGACAAAAAGTAGAAATTTTCAAACCGAAGATAGATACTCGCTATGATGAGGAAGAAGTTGTTTCTCACAATCACAACAAAATTAGAAGCACTCCTGTAGAAAGTTCAAACGAAATTTTACTACTGGGTTCTACTTGTGATGTGGTAGGAATAGATGAAGCACAGTTTTTTGATGAAGGAATTATAGAAATAGCTAATCAATTGGCTAATAACGGAATACGAGTAGTAATTGCAGGTCTAGATATGGATTTTTTAGGAAGACCTTTCGGACCGATGCCTTTTTTAATGGCAACCGCAGAATACGTGACAAAAGTGCACGCCATTTGTAAAACCACAGGAAACTTGGCCAACTATTCTATGAGAACTTCTAGCAGCAAAGACTTGGTACAACTTGGGGAAACCGATAGTTACGAAGCCGTAAGCAGAAGAATTTTTATAGACGAAGTTTTGAATAAAAAATAA
- the mnmG gene encoding tRNA uridine-5-carboxymethylaminomethyl(34) synthesis enzyme MnmG: protein MLFNETYDVIVVGAGHAGCEAAAAAANLGSKTMLITMNMQTIGQMSCNPAMGGIAKGQIVREIDAIGGFSGIVADKSAIQFKMLNLSKGPAMWSPRTQNDRMKFAEEWRYVLENTPNLDFFQDMVKSLIINNGKVEGVITSLGIEIKGKSVVLTNGTFLNGLIHVGDKQLGGGRMGEPKAYGITEQLVDLGFEAGRMKTGTPVRVDGRSLDYSKMEEQAGDKNPQKFSYLDTPKLTKQRSCYITYTNDTVHEILRTGFDKSPMFNGTIQSIGPRYCPSIEDKINRFAERNRHQLFAEPEGWNTVEVYVNGFSSSLPEDVQLKALHHVPGFEKAKIFRPGYAIEYDYFPPTQLKHTLETKLIENLYFAGQINGTTGYEEAAGQGLMAGINAHNKVHEKDEFILSRDEAYIGVLIDDLITKGTEEPYRMFTSRAEYRLLLRQDNADIRLTEKAYNLGLAKEERLKNMEEKVSKSSELEEFLRETSLKPGIINPILEANESSPVDQAYRAAQILTRPNLSLEKLTAIDFIKEKVEQYNEEQKEQAEINIKYKGYIEKERDNVAKLQRLETIRIPEDFDFSKISSLSAEAKQKLNKIQPKTIAQAGRISGVSPADINVLLIFLGR, encoded by the coding sequence ATGTTATTTAACGAAACATATGATGTAATCGTAGTAGGAGCTGGTCACGCTGGTTGCGAAGCTGCTGCTGCTGCTGCTAATCTAGGTTCTAAAACCATGCTTATTACGATGAATATGCAAACCATCGGACAAATGTCTTGTAATCCAGCAATGGGTGGTATTGCAAAAGGTCAAATTGTAAGAGAAATAGATGCAATTGGCGGTTTTAGCGGAATTGTAGCTGATAAATCTGCCATTCAATTCAAGATGCTTAACCTTTCAAAAGGACCTGCAATGTGGTCTCCTAGAACACAAAATGATAGAATGAAATTCGCAGAAGAATGGCGATATGTTCTAGAAAATACTCCAAATCTTGATTTTTTTCAGGATATGGTGAAATCTTTAATCATTAATAATGGAAAAGTAGAAGGCGTAATTACTTCTCTAGGTATAGAAATCAAAGGAAAATCTGTGGTTTTAACCAATGGAACTTTCTTAAATGGACTCATTCACGTAGGTGATAAACAGTTAGGAGGAGGAAGAATGGGCGAACCAAAAGCCTACGGAATTACTGAGCAATTAGTAGATTTAGGCTTTGAAGCTGGAAGAATGAAGACTGGAACACCAGTTCGTGTAGACGGAAGAAGTCTTGATTATTCTAAAATGGAAGAACAAGCAGGAGACAAAAATCCTCAAAAATTCAGTTATTTAGATACCCCTAAATTAACGAAACAACGCAGTTGTTACATTACTTATACTAATGATACTGTACACGAAATTCTAAGAACTGGATTTGATAAATCTCCTATGTTTAATGGTACTATCCAAAGTATTGGACCAAGATATTGCCCAAGTATTGAAGATAAAATCAATCGTTTTGCGGAAAGAAACCGTCATCAATTATTTGCCGAACCAGAAGGTTGGAATACAGTAGAAGTATATGTAAATGGCTTTAGTTCTTCATTACCAGAAGATGTACAATTGAAAGCTTTACACCATGTTCCTGGCTTTGAAAAAGCTAAAATTTTCAGACCTGGTTACGCTATTGAATATGATTACTTCCCTCCTACACAATTAAAGCATACTTTAGAAACTAAATTGATAGAAAACCTATATTTTGCTGGTCAAATTAATGGAACTACTGGTTACGAAGAAGCAGCTGGACAAGGTTTAATGGCAGGAATTAATGCACATAACAAAGTTCATGAAAAAGATGAATTTATACTCAGCAGAGATGAAGCGTATATTGGTGTTTTAATAGATGATTTAATTACCAAAGGAACCGAAGAACCATACAGAATGTTTACTTCTAGAGCAGAATATAGATTACTTTTAAGACAAGATAATGCAGACATTAGATTAACTGAAAAAGCATACAATCTTGGTTTAGCTAAAGAAGAAAGGCTAAAAAATATGGAAGAAAAAGTATCTAAATCTTCTGAACTTGAAGAATTTTTAAGAGAAACTTCTTTAAAACCTGGTATTATCAATCCTATTCTTGAAGCTAATGAAAGTTCACCTGTAGACCAAGCATACAGAGCAGCACAAATCCTTACAAGACCTAACCTTTCTTTAGAAAAATTAACTGCAATTGATTTCATCAAAGAAAAAGTAGAACAGTATAATGAAGAGCAGAAAGAACAGGCAGAAATCAATATCAAGTATAAAGGTTATATAGAAAAAGAAAGAGATAATGTAGCCAAATTACAAAGATTAGAAACCATTAGAATACCGGAAGATTTTGATTTTTCTAAAATTTCTTCTCTCTCTGCTGAAGCAAAACAAAAGCTCAATAAAATTCAACCTAAAACCATTGCACAAGCAGGAAGAATTTCAGGAGTATCTCCTGCAGATATTAATGTACTGCTTATATTTTTAGGAAGATAG
- a CDS encoding UDP-N-acetylmuramate--L-alanine ligase: protein MNISDFKNPFFIGVAGVGMSAIAQYLQGIGKNVSGSDRYFHPDEYNKTKEQLENEGIKCFLQDGSGITTETDLVVVSTAIEDTVYEVKKAKELGIPIIKRSQLLAIIAKSKKTVAVAGTSGKSTTSAMLFQILLDAGLEPSIISGAGLTSIIKQGKIGNAYVGKGDWLIIEADESDGSVVQYEPEIGLLLNVDKDHQEIEELMDLFTTFKKNSQRLFVVNQSNALAKTLSANVNNDFGFETEAGFTAKNFKQEGFKLSFKIDNQEFTMNAIGQHTVENATAAVAVANQIGVDLKTCAESLLKYEGIYRRHQILGQKNGVWVIDDYAHNPAKCAASIKACQPLAEKVVAWFQPHGYGPTRFLRQDFVEEISNMLRENDEIWMSEIFYAGGTAVKDISANDLIEDIKAKGKKAYFVEDRNQFLETVRPSLSENSVLLLMGARDPSLEEFCKDLYEKL, encoded by the coding sequence ATGAATATTTCAGATTTTAAAAATCCTTTTTTCATAGGTGTTGCAGGAGTTGGTATGAGTGCTATTGCTCAATACTTGCAGGGAATTGGTAAAAATGTATCGGGAAGCGACAGATATTTTCATCCTGATGAATACAATAAAACCAAGGAACAACTTGAAAATGAAGGAATAAAGTGTTTTCTACAAGATGGAAGCGGAATTACTACTGAAACCGATTTGGTAGTGGTTTCTACTGCGATTGAAGACACCGTTTACGAAGTAAAAAAAGCCAAGGAACTCGGAATTCCTATTATTAAAAGAAGCCAACTTCTCGCTATAATTGCGAAAAGCAAAAAAACGGTTGCAGTTGCGGGAACTTCTGGAAAATCAACTACTTCGGCAATGCTATTTCAAATTTTGTTGGATGCAGGTTTAGAGCCGTCCATTATTTCTGGAGCGGGTTTAACGAGTATTATCAAACAAGGAAAAATCGGCAACGCTTATGTTGGGAAAGGAGATTGGCTCATTATAGAAGCTGATGAAAGTGATGGTTCGGTTGTTCAATATGAACCAGAAATTGGACTTTTACTTAACGTAGATAAAGACCATCAAGAAATAGAAGAGTTAATGGATTTATTTACAACTTTTAAAAAGAACAGTCAAAGACTGTTCGTTGTAAATCAATCGAATGCATTGGCGAAAACTTTGTCGGCGAATGTAAATAACGATTTCGGTTTTGAAACCGAGGCAGGATTTACTGCAAAAAATTTCAAACAAGAAGGTTTTAAATTAAGCTTTAAGATTGATAATCAAGAATTTACAATGAACGCAATTGGGCAGCACACCGTAGAAAATGCTACAGCTGCAGTTGCCGTGGCCAATCAAATTGGTGTAGATTTAAAAACTTGCGCCGAAAGTTTATTAAAATATGAAGGAATTTATCGTCGTCATCAAATTCTTGGTCAAAAAAATGGAGTTTGGGTGATTGATGATTATGCTCACAATCCTGCAAAATGTGCTGCAAGTATTAAGGCTTGTCAACCTTTGGCAGAGAAAGTGGTGGCTTGGTTTCAACCGCATGGTTATGGGCCAACAAGGTTTTTGAGACAAGATTTTGTAGAAGAAATTTCGAATATGTTGCGTGAAAATGATGAAATCTGGATGAGCGAAATTTTCTACGCTGGCGGAACTGCTGTGAAAGATATTTCTGCAAATGATTTAATTGAAGATATAAAAGCGAAAGGCAAAAAGGCGTATTTCGTGGAAGATAGAAACCAGTTTTTAGAAACGGTAAGACCTTCATTATCAGAAAATTCAGTTTTACTTCTAATGGGAGCGAGAGATCCCAGCTTGGAGGAATTTTGTAAAGATTTGTATGAGAAGTTATGA